The Helicobacter jaachi DNA window AATTAGTATTGTGAGCGCTATTGCGCTAAAAAAAGTGCTAGGCGATAGAATCTGCCATTTTATATTTTTAGACAGCGCGCATAGATTCTATCTAATCCCTGCAGATTCTATGAAATCAACATTTTTTAGTGCAGGCGATTATAAAAAATGCGTAGAACTCTTTACCCATAGAGGCGCGTTTGTGAAAAAAACGCTTTTTGGTTTTAAGGCAATTGTGCCAAATACTATTATTAACCTTATACACGGCGCAGATGGCGAAGATGGCACTATAAGCGCGCTGCTTGATTTTTATGGATTGCATTTCATAGGTCCTCGTATAGAATCTAGCGTGATGAGCTTTAATAAAGCCCTAACCAAACTTTATGCGCAAAGTCGCGGAGTAAATGTGCTTCCTTATGAGCTTCTTACGCGCGAGCATAGGGAGATTAAGCATTTATCCTATCCGCTTATTTTAAAGCCCGCACGACTAGGCAGCTCCATAGGTGTGAGTGTGGTGAATGATAGCGCGCAGCTAGATTATGCAATGGATTTGGCTTTTGAGTATGATGATTGCATTGTTGTGGAGGGCTTTAGAAGTGGCGTGAAAGAGTATAATCTAGCTGGCTGTAAGCTTGCGGGTGGATTTGAATATTCTATTATTGAAGAGCCAAGCAAGAAAGAATTGCTTGATTTTGAGCATAAATATTTAGATTTTTCGCGCACGGCGCAGGTGTTGAAAGCAGATATAAGCAGTGAGCTTGAGGCAAAGCTGCAAGCGTGTTTTGCGCGTCTTTATGAAAATGCCTTTGAGGGTGCGCTCATTAGATGTGATTTTTTTGTGATTGATGATGAGGTGTATTTGAATGAAATTAATCCTATCCCGGGCTCTATGGCAAATTATCTCTTTGCGGACTTTGCTGGTGTGATAACAGATTTAGCCCATAATTTGCCAAAAAAACATTCTATCAAGGTAAGCTATAAATATATAGAGCAAATTCATCACGCAAAGGGAAAATGATTTATGGCACAAAGGCGCATAGAGTATCAAAGCCATTTTTTTGATATAAGCTATGAGAAATTATTTGCAGATTCTATGCGGGGAGCAACTCATACAGAATCTAGCCATATAGAATCTAGCGCAGCGCAAGGCACGCTAGATTCTATAGCAGATGCTAAAAGCGTGCAAAGTATTGTTTTTTTGCATGGGTGGGGGAGTAATAAGGATATTATGAAAATGGCTTTTGGGCAGTGCTTTAGGGATTATGAGCATATATATGTGGATATGCCCGGCTTTGGCAATAGCCCAAATGACACTATTTTGCGCACGCAGGATTATGCGCAAATTATTAAAGATTTTTTGCGCGCCATTAATAGCCCTGCGATAAAAGATTGCATTTTTGTGGGGCATAGCTTTGGGGGGAAAGTAGCGCTGCTGTGTGAGCCAAAGGAGCTTATTTTGCTTTCTTCTGCTGGCATTAGAGTGCCAAAGTCTTTAAAAGTGCGCTGCAAAATCGCTCTAGCAAAGATATGCAATAAACTAGGGCTTAGCGCCTTTGGCAAAATCTTTCGTTCAAGCGATGTGAGCGCGATGAATGAAGCTATGTATGCGACATTTAAAAATGTGGTAGATGAGGATTTTTCATCATTTTTTAGCGCGTATGAGGGTAGGGCTAGCATTTTTTGGGGTAAAGATGATAGCGCTACGCCGCTTGCAAGTGGCAAGCAAATAGCAAATCTTATTAAAAATAGTCGATTTTTTGCTATGGAGGGCGGGCATTACTTTTTCCTTGAGCAGGGCAAGCAGATTGAGAATCTATACAGGGGTGTGGCGTGAGAGTATGCAAGGAATTTTTAGTATTTGGCAAAGTGCAGGGCGTGGGGTTTCGCAAATTTGTAAAAGCGCAAGTTGATGAGCTTAATCAAAGCAAATCACATGATAAAAAGCTCTATGGGCATGTGCGTAATCTTGAAAATGGAAGTGTGCGTGTGGTAGCGCAAGGATATGAGGAGGATTTGCTCCCGCTTTATGAGGCACTTAAAATTGGCAACGCAAAAAGTAAGGTAGAGGGCATAGATGTGCAAATCTTAGCTACAGAGGAATTATTTACTGATTTTAAGATTCTAATATAAGGGGTATAGTAATAATATGGAGAATATGTTTATCATTGATACTATAGCGCAATGGGTATTTGTGCTGTGTCTTGCCTATTATGGTATGACCAATTTGCAATGGTATAATTACAGCTTTAAGCGTGTGTTTTTTATGCACCATAAGCGTTTGTGGCATTTGTATTATTTTATTGTGCCAGTTATTGTGTATGTTGGCGCATTTTTTATCCCTACGCCTGTGGGAGATTACATACTTATAGCCCTAAGCGTGCTGTATTTTTTATCTATCATTGTGTGGTCTATTAAGCTTGATAAAAAGCTTAACTTCACACCAAGGGTAGTGAAATTTTTCATTATATTTTTTATTTTTATGCTTTTAAATGAGAGCTTATGCTTTTTGCTTGATATTGATAGCGGATTGCTTGATTTAATGCCCCTTGTCTTTGCCAGCGTGATTTCTAGAATCTATGAGCGTGTGCTGCTTAATCGCTATATTGTGCTAGCCAAAGAGAAGCTTGATATTATGTCGCGGCTTATTATTATTGGCGTAACAGGCAGCTATGGCAAGACGAGTATCAAAAATTTCCTCGCCCAGATTCTCAAAGAAAAATATAGAATCTACGCCACTCCCCGCAGTGTAAATACCTACACAGGCATTATTGCAGATATTAATCAAAATCTTGACTACACTACAGAAATTTATATAGTCGAAGCAGGCGCGCGCTTAAAAGGTGATATTGCTATTATTAGCCATTTTTTAAATCCACATTATGCCGTTATTGGCGAAGTGGGCGAGCAGCATTTGGAATATTTTAAGAATCTAGACAATATTATTGAGACAAAATTTGAGCTTTTACAAAGCACGCGTTTAAAAAAAGCCTTTGTGTTTAAAGATAATCCCATACCAAAACACCTTGATACAAAATTGCAAAAGAAAATTGTGCCATTCCCAGAGCATGTGCGTAATGTGGAGGCAGATTTAAGCGGCACAAAATTTGAGCTTTGTATCAAAAATGAATGGTACAGCTTTGAAACAATGGTTTTAGGGCGATTTAATGTAACTAATTTGAGTGCGGCGATATATATGGGCGTTGAGCTGGGCTTAAGGATTGAGGATATACAAAGGGCGGTTAAACGCATAGAGCCTATCCCACATCGCTTGAATAAGATTGAGATTAATCAAAAGCTGATTATTGATGATGGCTTTAATGGCAATCTTAAAGGTATGAAAGAAGCCATTCGGCTAGCCTCGCTGTATGAGGGTAGAAAGATTATTGTAACGCCGGGCATCGTCGAAAGCACTAAGGAAGCTAATATCGAGCTAGCGCGCGCTATTGATGGGGTGTTTGATATTGCTATTATCACAGGGGAGCTGAATGCTAAGATTCTATCTTCTCACATACAGCGCACGCAAAAGATTATATTAAAAGATAAAGCAATGCTTGAAGATATGCTTAAATCCTGCTCGCAACCGCGAGATTTGGTGCTTTTTAGCAATGATGCGCCAAGCTATATTTAAGGAGAGCTAATGGATAGAATCTACGCGCCTTGGCGGAGCAAATACTTTGGCTCACACGCACAGGGCTGTATATTCTGTGCAATGGCGCAAAATCCTCAAGATGATGAGCAAAATCACATCATCTATCGCGATGCACTAGTCTTTGGCGTGATGAATCTTTACCCCTATACGCCCGGGCATTTTATGCTGCTGCCCATAATGCATTGTGATTCGCCTCAAATGCTGCCGCTAGAAACATGGCTACATTTGCACAGCCTTTCATATAAGGCTATGGATATGCTTTATGAATATGGTGCGCAGGGCATTAATATGGGGCTAAATATCAAAAAAGCTGGCGGCGCTGGCATACCAGAGCATTTGCATATGCACTTTGTGCCGCGTTATTTGGGCGATACAAACTTTATGACAAGCATTGCGCAGGCACGCACTTATGGAATGGATTTTGATAGTGTGTATGCGAGATTTAAGGCACTAAGTATGAAACATTTCACACAAGAGGAGCAAAAATGAGCGGGATAAAACTACTTTGGCAAGCCAAGATTCTATCTTTGCTTTTGGTGGTGGCGTGCTATGGGGCAAATGACCGATACAATTATTTGCTTTTTAGTAATGACTACACAGAAGTGCGCAAGGGCATTAATTTGGGTGCGGATATTGAGGCGCGTTTGCGGGGTAATACACCGCTTTATGATGCTGCGCGTAAGGGAAATATGGAGATTTTATATTTACTTATTGAGCGTGGAGCTGATGTGAATGCTGTCTGTCATGGTGAGACGCCGCTGCTTAAGGTGGTAGCACTTAATAATCTTAAGTTTGCTCAAGCCTTAATCAAAAAAGGTGCTAAGGTTAAAGTAGCCGATGAGCATTTGGGCAATACGCCGCTGCATTATGCGGTAATGAAAAAAAATCCTGAAATGATAAAGCTGCTTTTATCAAACGGCGCGGATATGTATGCAGAAAATTTTAAGGGCGATACGCCTGCGCGCTATATTTTGGCTACTCGCTCTTTGCCTGCGGTGAGCATCAAAAATAGCGATATTACGCTTAAAGCCTCATCGTTTAATCTCGGGCAGGGGAGCGTAAATATTAATATCAGCAATGAAAGTGATAAATTTGCAGCCATTAGCTATGTGGCGTTGTATATTGATGGCACGCTTATTAGCGAAAGTGAGGTGAATAAAACTATTCCGCCGCGCTCAAGCGCATTGGTTGCAAGCCTTAAAATTCCCACCGATACTTATGAGAATGTGCGCATTAAAAAATCAGGTGTGTCAAACATCAAGTATGGCTTTGCAGTGGAATATGAACTTGATGGCAAGTCTCGCAGCCTGTATAAAAAGACAGACGCAGAACTACGCTTGTGGTAGATTCTGCGATATCGCTCTAGAGGGTTAAAATTTCTTACAGCATTTTTTTGATTTCTCAAAACATTACTTTCTTTACCCCTTTAAATTTAAGCTAACTCCCAAAGAATTAAGAAACTTTTAATGGGGGGGGGCATAATTGTATGTTTTAAGGCTTTGTGTAGAAGCACAAAAACATAAAGGAGAGAGTGTGAATAGAATATTTGTTGCTTTAGTGGCAATGGGCGGGTTGTTTTTTAGTGTTAGCGCAGAGGAGAGTGGTCTATTTGTTGGAGTTCAGGCTGGATATGGTACTGGAAAATCAATAAGTGAATACAATGGCGAAAAGACACCAACTAAGCGCGATGGCGCTGCATATGGATTAATTGCAGGATATAAGCAATTTTTTACACAGGATTTTGGCATTCGCTATTACTTTAATATAGACTTTCTCAATACTTCAGGGACAACGGTAGCTGGAGAAAATGTGAAAGCAAATCTTACTAATTACGCGCTCAATATCGACACACTTTATAATTTTCTCACAGGCGATATTGATTTTGGTGCATTTTTGGGGATTGGACTTGGTGCTAATACTTGGAGTGGTCCCAATATAAATACTATTAAATCTTATGGAAAGGTAACAACTACTGGCTTTAGCGCTCATCTTAACGTAGGTTTGCGGACAAATATCGCTAAATATCATGGTATTGAACTGGCAATCAAAGTGCCTTTTGTGCCAACCAAATTGCTTGATGTAACTTTTACTGAAAATGATATATATAGAGTTGGAGATAGATATAAATCAACTGCCCAACAAACTTATAACATTGCATTACGCTATGTTTTTAGTTTTTGATGGGAAATTGGTGTAATTTTATATATCTCTTCTATAGTATTAGTCTAGATTCTGTAATTTATAGAATCTAGACTATGCCCTTATACAATGCAGCTTTGCTTTGCATTGTGCAAAATATCTTTAGCAGTTGCAATATCCTTGCTTATGCGATTTTTAAGCAATGTCAAATCGCTAAAACTTTGATTATCGCGGATTTTACGCACAAAGTAGAGCTTAGCATTGTTGGCGCGGCATGTAAGATTTCTATCAAGAATGTGGCTTTCAATGCTAAAGCATCTATCGGTGCTAAAGCGATGTCCTATGAAGCACACACTTGGCATAATCTCGCCCTCAAGCTCTGTAAAGCTCGCATATACGCCATCTTGGGGTAAAATGTAGTTTTGTGATTGCAGATTAATGGTCGCATAGAGCTGCCTTGCACCTAGATTCTGTCCTTTGATAATTTCACCCTGTATGTGATAATACCGCCCAAGCATAGCATTTGCAAGCTCCATATCCCCATAGCGTATAAGCTCTCTAATCACGCTTGAATGCACGCCCACACCTTGCATACAAAATTGCGGCACGATGATGATTTCTCCATGAAATAAATGCGGCAAATCACTCGCGCTAAATGCCCTATCCTTGCCAAAGCAAAAATCATAGCCCACGATAAGCTTTTGCAGATTTGGAAATTTCTGCGTGAGTGTGGCGATAAATTGCTGCCCACTCCATTTAGCTATATCCTCAAAATGCACGCTAATAATCTCACAAGGGCTATATGGCGCTTTATTAGGCGTGAGCGATAAGCCCTGACTTTCTATGCAAAGTAGCGCACAATGCTTATTTAAATGCTTAAATAGCTCCTTATGGGCTAAGTGCATACCATCAAATTTACCAAGCGCTAGCCCTAAAATATGCTCATCGCTGTGAATAGATAAAAAATTCCTCATTCCCGTCCTTTCCTTTAAGCACGCTAGGCTTTACGCTTATGATATTAAAGCCCTCTTTGGCGGCATATTGGCAAAATGCTTGCAGTGTTTCTTGCACCAAATGACTATTTTTAATCACGCCTTTTTTATCCCTTTTAGCCGTGCGCCCCACTTCAAATTGCGGCTTAAAAAGCCATATAAATTCTTGACACACAAATCTTTTAAAATGCTCTATGAGTTTATAAAGCGAGATAAAGCTCACATCACACACTAATA harbors:
- a CDS encoding D-alanine--D-alanine ligase, whose amino-acid sequence is MKFDILFGGLSFEHEISIVSAIALKKVLGDRICHFIFLDSAHRFYLIPADSMKSTFFSAGDYKKCVELFTHRGAFVKKTLFGFKAIVPNTIINLIHGADGEDGTISALLDFYGLHFIGPRIESSVMSFNKALTKLYAQSRGVNVLPYELLTREHREIKHLSYPLILKPARLGSSIGVSVVNDSAQLDYAMDLAFEYDDCIVVEGFRSGVKEYNLAGCKLAGGFEYSIIEEPSKKELLDFEHKYLDFSRTAQVLKADISSELEAKLQACFARLYENAFEGALIRCDFFVIDDEVYLNEINPIPGSMANYLFADFAGVITDLAHNLPKKHSIKVSYKYIEQIHHAKGK
- a CDS encoding alpha/beta fold hydrolase; this encodes MAQRRIEYQSHFFDISYEKLFADSMRGATHTESSHIESSAAQGTLDSIADAKSVQSIVFLHGWGSNKDIMKMAFGQCFRDYEHIYVDMPGFGNSPNDTILRTQDYAQIIKDFLRAINSPAIKDCIFVGHSFGGKVALLCEPKELILLSSAGIRVPKSLKVRCKIALAKICNKLGLSAFGKIFRSSDVSAMNEAMYATFKNVVDEDFSSFFSAYEGRASIFWGKDDSATPLASGKQIANLIKNSRFFAMEGGHYFFLEQGKQIENLYRGVA
- a CDS encoding acylphosphatase — translated: MRVCKEFLVFGKVQGVGFRKFVKAQVDELNQSKSHDKKLYGHVRNLENGSVRVVAQGYEEDLLPLYEALKIGNAKSKVEGIDVQILATEELFTDFKILI
- a CDS encoding Mur ligase family protein — its product is MENMFIIDTIAQWVFVLCLAYYGMTNLQWYNYSFKRVFFMHHKRLWHLYYFIVPVIVYVGAFFIPTPVGDYILIALSVLYFLSIIVWSIKLDKKLNFTPRVVKFFIIFFIFMLLNESLCFLLDIDSGLLDLMPLVFASVISRIYERVLLNRYIVLAKEKLDIMSRLIIIGVTGSYGKTSIKNFLAQILKEKYRIYATPRSVNTYTGIIADINQNLDYTTEIYIVEAGARLKGDIAIISHFLNPHYAVIGEVGEQHLEYFKNLDNIIETKFELLQSTRLKKAFVFKDNPIPKHLDTKLQKKIVPFPEHVRNVEADLSGTKFELCIKNEWYSFETMVLGRFNVTNLSAAIYMGVELGLRIEDIQRAVKRIEPIPHRLNKIEINQKLIIDDGFNGNLKGMKEAIRLASLYEGRKIIVTPGIVESTKEANIELARAIDGVFDIAIITGELNAKILSSHIQRTQKIILKDKAMLEDMLKSCSQPRDLVLFSNDAPSYI
- a CDS encoding HIT family protein is translated as MDRIYAPWRSKYFGSHAQGCIFCAMAQNPQDDEQNHIIYRDALVFGVMNLYPYTPGHFMLLPIMHCDSPQMLPLETWLHLHSLSYKAMDMLYEYGAQGINMGLNIKKAGGAGIPEHLHMHFVPRYLGDTNFMTSIAQARTYGMDFDSVYARFKALSMKHFTQEEQK
- a CDS encoding ankyrin repeat domain-containing protein, producing the protein MSGIKLLWQAKILSLLLVVACYGANDRYNYLLFSNDYTEVRKGINLGADIEARLRGNTPLYDAARKGNMEILYLLIERGADVNAVCHGETPLLKVVALNNLKFAQALIKKGAKVKVADEHLGNTPLHYAVMKKNPEMIKLLLSNGADMYAENFKGDTPARYILATRSLPAVSIKNSDITLKASSFNLGQGSVNINISNESDKFAAISYVALYIDGTLISESEVNKTIPPRSSALVASLKIPTDTYENVRIKKSGVSNIKYGFAVEYELDGKSRSLYKKTDAELRLW
- a CDS encoding outer membrane beta-barrel protein, which produces MNRIFVALVAMGGLFFSVSAEESGLFVGVQAGYGTGKSISEYNGEKTPTKRDGAAYGLIAGYKQFFTQDFGIRYYFNIDFLNTSGTTVAGENVKANLTNYALNIDTLYNFLTGDIDFGAFLGIGLGANTWSGPNINTIKSYGKVTTTGFSAHLNVGLRTNIAKYHGIELAIKVPFVPTKLLDVTFTENDIYRVGDRYKSTAQQTYNIALRYVFSF
- a CDS encoding bifunctional riboflavin kinase/FAD synthetase — encoded protein: MRNFLSIHSDEHILGLALGKFDGMHLAHKELFKHLNKHCALLCIESQGLSLTPNKAPYSPCEIISVHFEDIAKWSGQQFIATLTQKFPNLQKLIVGYDFCFGKDRAFSASDLPHLFHGEIIIVPQFCMQGVGVHSSVIRELIRYGDMELANAMLGRYYHIQGEIIKGQNLGARQLYATINLQSQNYILPQDGVYASFTELEGEIMPSVCFIGHRFSTDRCFSIESHILDRNLTCRANNAKLYFVRKIRDNQSFSDLTLLKNRISKDIATAKDILHNAKQSCIV